A single region of the Leptothrix cholodnii SP-6 genome encodes:
- a CDS encoding type II secretion system F family protein, producing the protein MAQFNVKALRGASDVVRLYIEAGDADEARRLATRQGLEILSIQAGNPLAGWHLRPRPSFDLELFSQELVSLLGAGLSLVEAVDLLAEKETGRSAAAVLTELRTDLHRGQRFSDALEHHPAVFPPMFVATVRASERTGDIQEAVSRFLAYHQQLDRIRRRVVSASVYPLMLMGVGLLVTAFMLLFVVPKFSRIYEEIGGQLPFLTRLLIGWGQLLEAHAALTLGVLAGLLGAAVFAASRPAVRRWIGPQIWRIPAIGERLRVYELSRFYRTLGMLLDSGIALPTGLDMAGGLLSPLLRSRLEQAATQIREGQPVSQAFARHGLTTHVSRRLLAVGERTGRMPHMVERIALFYEDELARSIDWFTRLFEPALMVLIGALVGLIVVLLYLPIFELADSIK; encoded by the coding sequence TTGGCCCAGTTCAACGTCAAGGCCTTGCGCGGCGCCAGCGACGTGGTCCGGCTTTACATCGAGGCCGGCGACGCCGACGAGGCCCGCCGCCTCGCCACGCGGCAGGGCTTGGAGATCCTCTCGATCCAGGCCGGCAACCCGCTGGCCGGCTGGCACCTGCGACCGCGGCCGAGCTTCGACCTCGAGCTGTTCAGCCAAGAGCTCGTCTCGCTGCTCGGCGCCGGCCTGTCGCTGGTCGAGGCGGTCGACCTGCTGGCCGAGAAGGAAACCGGCCGCAGCGCCGCCGCCGTCCTGACCGAGCTGCGCACCGACCTGCACCGCGGCCAGCGCTTTTCCGACGCGCTCGAACACCACCCCGCGGTCTTCCCGCCGATGTTCGTCGCCACCGTGCGCGCGTCCGAGCGCACCGGCGACATCCAGGAGGCCGTGAGCCGTTTCCTCGCCTACCACCAGCAGCTCGACCGCATCCGCCGCCGCGTCGTCTCGGCCTCGGTCTACCCGCTGATGCTGATGGGCGTGGGGTTGCTCGTCACCGCCTTCATGCTGCTGTTCGTGGTGCCCAAGTTCAGCCGCATCTACGAGGAGATCGGTGGCCAGCTGCCCTTCCTGACCCGGCTGCTGATCGGCTGGGGCCAGCTGCTCGAAGCCCATGCGGCGCTAACGCTCGGCGTGCTCGCCGGCCTGCTCGGTGCGGCCGTGTTCGCCGCCAGCCGGCCGGCGGTGCGGCGCTGGATCGGGCCGCAGATCTGGCGCATCCCGGCCATCGGCGAGCGCCTGCGGGTCTACGAGCTGAGCCGCTTCTACCGCACGCTGGGCATGCTGCTCGACAGCGGCATCGCGCTGCCCACCGGCCTGGACATGGCCGGCGGCCTGCTGTCGCCGCTGCTGCGCAGCCGCCTCGAACAGGCCGCCACGCAGATCCGCGAAGGCCAGCCGGTGTCGCAGGCCTTCGCCCGCCACGGCCTGACCACCCACGTGTCGCGCCGTCTGCTCGCGGTGGGCGAGCGCACCGGCCGCATGCCGCACATGGTCGAGCGCATCGCGCTGTTCTACGAGGACGAGCTGGCGCGCTCGATCGACTGGTTCACGCGCCTGTTCGAGCCCGCGCTGATGGTGCTGATCGGCGCGCTGGTGGGCCTGATCGTGGTGCTGCTCTACCTGCCGATCTTCGAGCTGGCCGACAGCATCAAGTAG